The following coding sequences lie in one Odocoileus virginianus isolate 20LAN1187 ecotype Illinois chromosome 13, Ovbor_1.2, whole genome shotgun sequence genomic window:
- the NEUROD1 gene encoding neurogenic differentiation factor 1, translating into MTKSYSESGLTGEPQPQGPPSWTDECLSSQDEEHETDKKEDDLEALNAEEDSLRNGGEEEEEDEDLEEEEEEEEEDDDQKPKRRGPKKKKMTKARLERFKLRRMKANARERNRMHGLNAALDNLRKVVPCYSKTQKLSKIETLRLAKNYIWALSEILRSGKSPDLVSFVQTLCKGLSQPTTNLVAGCLQLNPRTFLPEQNQDMPAHLPTASASFPVHPYSYQSPGLPSPPYGTMDSSHVFHVKPPPHAYSAALEPFFESPLTDCTSPSFDGPLSPPLSINGNFSFKHEPSAEFEKNYAFTMHYPAATLAGAQSHGSVFSGATAPRCEIPIDNIMSFDSHSHHERVMSAQLNAIFHD; encoded by the coding sequence ATGACCAAATCGTACAGCGAGAGTGGGCTGACGGGAGAGCCTCAGCCCCAGGGTCCTCCAAGCTGGACAGATGAGTGTCTTAGTTCTCAGGACGAGGAGCATGAGACGGACAAAAAGGAGGATGACCTGGAAGCCCTGAACGCGGAAGAGGACTCACTGCGGAacgggggagaggaggaggaggaagatgaggacctggaggaggaagaagaagaggaggaggaggacgatgATCAAAAGCCTAAGAGACGCGGccccaagaagaagaagatgACGAAGGCGCGCCTCGAGCGTTTTAAGCTGAGACGCATGAAAGCCAACGCCCGGGAGCGGAACCGCATGCACGGGCTGAACGCAGCGCTGGACAACCTGCGCAAGGTGGTCCCCTGCTACTCCAAGACACAGAAGCTGTCCAAAATCGAGACGCTGCGCTTGGCCAAAAACTACATCTGGGCTCTGTCGGAGATCTTGCGTTCAGGGAAAAGCCCTGACCTGGTCTCCTTTGTACAGACTCTCTGCAAGGGTTTATCCCAGCCCACCACCAACCTGGTTGCCGGCTGCCTGCAGCTCAATCCTCGAACTTTTCTGCCTGAGCAGAACCAGGACATGCCCGCGCACCTGCCGACCGCCAGCGCTTCTTTCCCTGTGCACCCCTATTCCTACCAGTCTCCGGGGCTGCCCAGCCCGCCCTACGGCACCATGGACAGCTCCCATGTCTTCCACGTCAAGCCGCCGCCTCACGCCTACAGCGCAGCGCTGGAACCTTTCTTTGAGAGCCCTCTGACTGATTGCACCAGCCCTTCTTTTGACGGACCCCTCAGCCCGCCGCTCAGCATCAATGGAAACTTCTCTTTCAAACACGAACCGTCCGCCGAGTTTGAGAAAAATTATGCCTTTACCATGCACTATCCTGCAGCGACCCTGGCAGGGGCCCAAAGCCACGGATCAGTCTTCTCCGGCGCCACTGCCCCTCGCTGTGAGATCCCTATAGACAATATTATGTCCTTCGATAGCCATTCACATCATGAGCGAGTCATGAGTGCCCAGCTCAATGCCATCTTTCACGATTAG